Within Caldisalinibacter kiritimatiensis, the genomic segment ATACACCAGTCATAAGATGTTTATATGGACCAGTTCTCTTTGTTTTTCTCTCTTGCTTTATTGTACTAACCTGTTCTGTTAAATCTACTTTTGCTTCCATCGCTTTCTTTATAAGTTCTTTTGCATCTTTTATAGCATCCTGTACTCCAGCTTCAACCAGTGGTTTTCCCACAAATCTTTCTTTTGAAACATTAGTATCGGCTGCTATTATTACTGCTTTTGCTTCCTCTATATCTTTCTCTGTCAATGGATTCTCAGCCCCAACAGAACCTTGAGTTTCTACTTTGATTTCTACACCTAATTCTTTTGCAGCTATCTGAAGTGCTTCAGCTGCCATGTAAGTATGAGCAATACCAGTAGGACATGATGTTACCGCAACAAATTTCATCTTATAACCCCCTTAAATTTTCAATATATTATTATAAATCCGCTTTTAAATATTTTATCTTATTTTATAACTCACCCCCTTGATTCAAAATATCTATTATTTCATGTTTTTCTTTTGCTTCTAGTAGTTTATTTCTAATTTCTTCATGCATTAAGGACCTTGAAAGTTTGCTAAGTAATTTTAAATGAGCAGCATCTGAATTTTCAGGAACCGCTATTAAGAAAAATATCTTTGCTGGTTTGCCATCTGTTGACTCAAAATCTATACCTTCAAGCTTTCTTCCAAATACCAAAGACGGTTGCTTTACACCACTACTTTTTCCGTGAGGTATAGCTACTCCCATACCTATTCCTGTTGAAAATGTTTTCTCTCTTTCAAATACTGCTTTTTCTAATGCATCTCTATCTAATAATCTGTCATTTTCATCTAAAACAGATACTAATTCTTTTATTACCTCCTCTTTAGTACTAGATTTTAAATTAAGATTTACAAGATTTTCATTAATAAGCTGTGTTAATTGCATAATTGTCACCTTCCTTTAAGTATTTTAATTTCACTTTTTTTTCTAGTTCTTTTATTTCTTTTAGCTTACCTGTT encodes:
- a CDS encoding PTS sugar transporter subunit IIA, which encodes MQLTQLINENLVNLNLKSSTKEEVIKELVSVLDENDRLLDRDALEKAVFEREKTFSTGIGMGVAIPHGKSSGVKQPSLVFGRKLEGIDFESTDGKPAKIFFLIAVPENSDAAHLKLLSKLSRSLMHEEIRNKLLEAKEKHEIIDILNQGGEL